A genomic stretch from Longimicrobium sp. includes:
- the ppk1 gene encoding polyphosphate kinase 1, producing the protein MTAQPGVRFTARGRDVLDRIATETLPDGLRGGQAETCFFREVFFDTPEGDLERRGAWVRVRVEENGTQSLAVEVHDAGAEGVLPDAPLRRALEVGPDVEPRDLFAGDTEHGRLLRALVEPDRLVPWMEVETRRRIRRVRRDDQARAEVFCDDMTVREADLSAELAEVEIRVDRDAKGRKKLLRALELEYGLDPVTDPLPTRARRTLAEEEVDWLEEAVRASRRVAVVAFDEGRVALRNEGRLLRLPTGEGTGEETCRRVLRETFDHPAARVRLVGTAPGSVRRPATEVWLAEGLAGPLPALGTAVLHLPLGELLQMVGSPALRDDATLAALHVLARSELPLEAEIRRTEAAAPHILRSIPDVEMELETGDPAELPSGALLNMELSLLAFNRRVLALAMDERVPLMERVRFVSIFGANMDEFFRVRVSGFKRQVSEGSTKRTMDGVTPEQQLDAIGIRARRLAESSYRVLHTELLPALREHGVVIVEPDALTPEDDDFLRGYYEGSVHAVLTPLAAGPGHPFPHIRNLRPAVAAILREPMTGTERLGIVELPDGLPRFIPLPGDGRFLPLEALVRGALPRLYPGVEVEVASTFRVTRSAELNLHDRSAADLLNAVQEEVRQRRFRPVVRLEVETEMPPRMRDILLRELQYEVPERVSALGEGDLYSLPQPIDLRAVRELDVVDEPGLHYPPAPEHTAPITADRPIFDVLKEGEVLVSFPEDSFEATVERFVLEAAEDPDVLAIKLALYRTNRKSRLVEAMRKASARGKQVVALVELTARFDEESNIEWARHLRAHGIHVIYGIPGLKVHAKVALVVRRETAGVRRYAYVGTGNLNATTAAAYTDLGILSADLGLGEDVNELFNILSGAGGTPVFKHLLVAPYNMRRRFLEMIARESEHARAGRGGHIQAKFNGLADREMIAALYRASQAGVQVDLIVRSLCSLRPGVRGLSDNIRVLSILGRYLEHARIFRFANAGDPEYFIGSADWRTRNLSRRVEVVAPIRDPAHRARLDAILAAQLEDPYAWELGPDGTYYQRPDTPPRDAAPAGARVPILTD; encoded by the coding sequence ATGACCGCCCAGCCCGGGGTCCGCTTCACCGCGCGCGGACGCGACGTGCTGGACCGCATCGCCACCGAAACGCTGCCGGACGGGCTGCGCGGCGGGCAGGCGGAGACCTGCTTCTTTCGCGAGGTCTTCTTCGACACCCCCGAGGGCGACCTGGAGCGGCGCGGGGCGTGGGTGCGGGTGCGCGTCGAGGAGAACGGCACGCAGTCGCTGGCCGTCGAGGTGCACGACGCCGGCGCCGAGGGCGTCCTCCCGGACGCGCCGCTGCGCCGCGCGCTGGAGGTGGGGCCGGACGTGGAGCCGCGCGACCTATTCGCAGGCGACACGGAGCACGGCCGGCTGCTGCGCGCGCTGGTGGAGCCGGACCGCCTCGTCCCCTGGATGGAGGTGGAGACGCGCCGCCGCATCCGCCGCGTGCGCCGCGACGACCAGGCGCGCGCCGAGGTGTTCTGCGACGACATGACCGTGCGCGAGGCCGACCTCTCCGCCGAGCTGGCGGAGGTGGAGATCCGCGTGGACCGCGACGCCAAGGGGCGCAAGAAGCTGCTGCGCGCCCTGGAGCTGGAGTACGGCCTCGACCCCGTAACCGATCCGCTCCCCACCCGCGCCCGCCGCACCCTGGCCGAAGAGGAGGTCGACTGGCTGGAGGAGGCCGTGCGCGCGTCGCGGCGGGTGGCCGTGGTGGCGTTCGACGAGGGGCGGGTGGCGCTGCGCAACGAGGGCCGCCTGCTGCGCCTCCCCACCGGCGAGGGAACTGGCGAGGAGACCTGCCGCCGCGTGCTGCGCGAGACCTTTGACCACCCCGCCGCGCGCGTCCGCCTGGTGGGCACCGCGCCGGGATCGGTGCGGCGCCCCGCCACGGAGGTGTGGCTGGCGGAGGGGCTCGCCGGGCCGCTCCCCGCGCTGGGCACGGCGGTGCTGCACCTGCCGCTGGGCGAGCTCCTGCAGATGGTGGGCTCCCCCGCCCTGCGCGACGACGCGACGCTGGCCGCCCTGCACGTCCTCGCGCGCAGCGAGCTGCCGCTGGAGGCGGAGATCCGGCGCACGGAGGCCGCCGCGCCGCACATCCTGCGCTCCATTCCCGACGTGGAGATGGAGCTGGAGACGGGCGACCCGGCGGAGCTTCCCTCCGGCGCGCTGCTGAACATGGAGCTGAGCCTCCTCGCCTTCAACCGCCGCGTGCTGGCGCTGGCGATGGACGAGCGGGTGCCGCTGATGGAGCGGGTGCGCTTCGTCTCCATCTTCGGCGCCAACATGGACGAGTTCTTTCGCGTCCGCGTCTCCGGCTTCAAGCGCCAGGTCTCTGAGGGGAGCACCAAGCGCACGATGGACGGCGTGACCCCGGAGCAGCAGCTGGACGCCATCGGCATTCGCGCCCGCCGCCTGGCGGAATCGTCGTACCGCGTGCTGCACACGGAGCTGCTTCCCGCGTTGCGCGAGCACGGCGTCGTCATCGTGGAGCCGGACGCGCTGACCCCTGAGGACGACGACTTCCTGCGCGGCTACTACGAGGGGAGCGTGCACGCCGTGCTCACCCCGCTGGCCGCGGGTCCGGGGCACCCCTTTCCGCACATCCGCAACCTGCGCCCCGCCGTCGCCGCCATCCTGCGCGAGCCGATGACGGGGACGGAACGGCTGGGGATCGTGGAGCTCCCGGACGGCCTTCCGCGCTTCATCCCGCTCCCGGGCGACGGGCGGTTCCTGCCGCTGGAGGCGCTGGTGCGCGGCGCCCTTCCGCGCCTCTACCCCGGCGTCGAAGTGGAGGTGGCATCCACCTTTCGCGTCACGCGCAGCGCGGAGCTCAACCTGCACGACCGCTCCGCCGCCGACCTCCTCAACGCGGTGCAGGAAGAGGTGAGGCAGCGCCGCTTCCGCCCCGTGGTGCGCCTGGAGGTGGAGACCGAGATGCCGCCGCGGATGCGCGACATCCTCCTGCGCGAGCTGCAGTACGAGGTGCCGGAGCGGGTGAGCGCGCTGGGCGAGGGCGACCTGTACTCGCTTCCGCAGCCCATCGACCTGCGCGCCGTCCGCGAGCTGGACGTGGTGGACGAGCCCGGGCTCCACTACCCGCCCGCCCCCGAGCACACCGCGCCCATAACGGCGGACCGGCCGATCTTCGACGTGCTCAAGGAAGGGGAGGTGCTGGTCTCCTTCCCCGAGGACTCGTTCGAGGCCACGGTGGAGCGCTTCGTCCTGGAAGCCGCCGAGGACCCGGACGTGCTTGCCATCAAGCTCGCGCTCTACCGCACCAACCGTAAGTCGCGGCTGGTGGAGGCGATGCGCAAGGCCAGCGCGCGCGGCAAGCAGGTGGTGGCGCTGGTGGAGCTGACGGCGCGCTTCGACGAGGAGAGCAACATCGAGTGGGCGCGCCACCTGCGGGCGCACGGCATCCACGTGATCTACGGCATACCGGGGCTCAAGGTGCACGCCAAGGTCGCGCTGGTGGTGCGGCGAGAGACGGCGGGGGTGCGCCGCTACGCCTACGTGGGCACCGGCAACCTGAACGCCACCACCGCCGCCGCGTACACCGACCTGGGCATCCTCTCCGCCGACCTGGGGCTGGGGGAGGACGTCAACGAGCTCTTCAACATCCTCTCCGGCGCGGGCGGCACGCCGGTCTTCAAGCACCTGCTGGTGGCGCCCTACAACATGCGGCGCCGCTTCCTGGAGATGATCGCGCGCGAGTCGGAGCACGCGCGCGCGGGCCGCGGCGGGCACATCCAGGCCAAGTTCAACGGCCTTGCGGACCGCGAGATGATCGCCGCACTCTACCGCGCCTCGCAGGCGGGGGTCCAGGTGGACCTCATCGTCCGCTCGCTCTGCTCGCTGCGGCCGGGGGTGCGCGGGCTGTCGGACAACATCCGCGTGCTCAGCATCCTGGGGCGCTACCTGGAGCACGCGCGCATCTTTCGCTTCGCCAACGCGGGCGATCCGGAGTACTTCATCGGCTCGGCGGACTGGCGCACGCGCAACCTGAGCCGCCGCGTGGAGGTGGTGGCCCCCATCCGCGACCCGGCGCACCGCGCTCGGCTGGACGCCATCCTCGCCGCGCAGCTGGAGGATCCGTACGCCTGGGAGCTGGGGCCGGACGGCACGTACTACCAGCGCCCCGACACCCCGCCTCGCGACGCGGCCCCCGCCGGCGCCCGCGTCCCCATCCTCACGGACTGA
- a CDS encoding GNAT family N-acetyltransferase: protein MSGVTVHDARPGDRETIRALTLTAYSELASVMAPAAWAGLDGAVRAALEVEGEGVERIVAERGGEIVGSVMLYAHSADAYGGLVKRAGWPELRLLAVAPTARGAGLGQALVDECVRRARESGARELGLHTSESLRAAVRMYERMGFERAPEYDFRPPGAELVMAYRLPLDGR, encoded by the coding sequence ATGAGCGGCGTGACCGTCCATGACGCGCGCCCCGGCGACCGTGAGACGATCCGCGCGCTGACGCTGACCGCGTACTCGGAGCTGGCCAGCGTGATGGCGCCGGCCGCATGGGCGGGGCTCGACGGGGCCGTCCGCGCCGCGCTCGAAGTCGAAGGCGAGGGAGTGGAGCGCATCGTGGCGGAGCGGGGTGGCGAGATCGTGGGGAGCGTGATGCTGTACGCGCATTCCGCGGATGCGTACGGCGGGCTGGTGAAGCGGGCGGGCTGGCCCGAGCTGCGGCTGCTGGCGGTGGCGCCCACGGCGCGCGGAGCCGGCTTGGGCCAGGCGCTGGTGGACGAGTGCGTGCGCCGCGCCCGCGAGTCCGGCGCCCGCGAGCTGGGGCTCCACACCTCCGAGAGCCTCCGCGCCGCCGTTCGCATGTACGAGCGGATGGGCTTCGAGCGCGCCCCCGAGTACGACTTCCGCCCGCCCGGCGCCGAGCTGGTGATGGCGTACCGGCTTCCGCTCGACGGGCGCTAA
- a CDS encoding glutathione S-transferase family protein: MSGTGQFPAETSATGEFVRQKYSIRDRITADGSSGFPAEAGRYHLYVSLACPWAHRAIIVRRLLGLEDVISMTVVDPVRDERGWAFRDGPGHSVDGVCGFQFLSEAYLLTDPEYTGRYTVPCIWDRETKRLVTNNYPDITIDFETQFGAFQKPDAPDLYPVALREEIDEVNELVYQGVNNGVYRTGFAASQEAYDAAVHTLFARLDWLEERLAGQRYLVGGQLTEADVRLFTTLARFDAVYVGHFKCNLRRLVDYPNLWGYARDLYQRPEFGESVNFDHIKRHYYMTHEQLNPSRIVPAGPLNDWMAPHGREGLGV, encoded by the coding sequence ATGAGCGGGACCGGGCAGTTCCCCGCCGAGACGAGCGCGACCGGCGAGTTCGTGCGGCAGAAGTACTCGATCCGCGATCGGATCACGGCCGATGGATCGTCCGGCTTTCCCGCGGAGGCGGGGCGGTATCACCTGTACGTGTCGCTGGCGTGCCCGTGGGCGCACAGGGCCATCATCGTGCGCCGGCTGCTCGGGCTGGAGGACGTCATCTCCATGACCGTGGTCGATCCGGTGCGCGACGAGCGGGGGTGGGCCTTTCGCGACGGGCCGGGCCATTCGGTGGACGGGGTGTGCGGCTTCCAGTTCCTGTCCGAGGCCTACCTGCTGACCGATCCGGAGTACACCGGGCGCTACACCGTGCCCTGCATCTGGGACCGCGAGACGAAGCGCCTCGTCACCAACAACTATCCGGACATCACCATCGACTTCGAGACGCAGTTCGGCGCGTTCCAGAAGCCGGACGCGCCCGACCTGTATCCCGTCGCGCTGCGCGAGGAGATCGACGAGGTGAATGAGCTGGTGTACCAGGGCGTGAACAACGGGGTGTACCGCACGGGGTTCGCCGCGTCGCAGGAGGCGTACGACGCGGCCGTGCACACGCTCTTTGCGCGGCTGGACTGGCTGGAGGAGCGGCTGGCCGGGCAGCGCTACCTGGTCGGCGGGCAGCTCACCGAGGCGGACGTCCGGCTGTTCACGACGCTGGCGCGCTTCGACGCCGTCTACGTGGGCCACTTCAAGTGCAACCTGCGCCGCCTGGTGGACTATCCCAACCTGTGGGGGTACGCCCGCGACCTGTACCAGCGCCCCGAGTTCGGCGAGTCGGTGAACTTCGACCACATCAAGCGGCACTACTACATGACGCACGAGCAGCTCAACCCGTCGCGCATCGTGCCGGCCGGCCCGCTGAACGACTGGATGGCGCCTCACGGGCGCGAGGGTCTCGGCGTATGA
- a CDS encoding Fic family protein, whose product MSTSETSGAVRRMVKRGELRKIGPRLYTPNQTDAPEIIVGRNLWQVIALLFPGAVVSHRTALTQKPTPGGTVFLTGAYERIVRLPGATVRILKGPGPLEGDNGYFGALYMASESRALLECLRFSRVRSSEASVVSTTELETILERRLSFKGEIWINSIRDRARAIAPDLGLQEAYAKLDRIVGALLGTRKARMHAPTAIARAAGVPYDAVRLERFTRLADALRLWPSVDRPDPVIRGPSFQNLAFFDAYFSNFIEGTEFEIEEALEIVFENRIPAARPADAHDVLGTFRLVSSSHEMGQSAADLARDFPAFRAMLESRHETILHGRPETQPGRFKEVVNRAGDTVFVHPELLVGTMSRGLEIMPSLPDPFHRAVYMMFLISETHPFNDGNGRLARAMMNAELVSGGQRRLLIPTAFRGDYIAGLRRLSNQDDPKALIQVLDFAQRFTAAVDFGHLAAAQRVLTQCGAFQSGDEARLRMPRPAAGL is encoded by the coding sequence GTGAGCACGTCGGAAACGAGCGGTGCCGTCCGGCGGATGGTGAAGCGGGGCGAGCTTCGGAAGATCGGGCCGCGCCTGTACACGCCGAACCAGACCGATGCGCCGGAGATCATCGTCGGCAGGAACCTGTGGCAGGTGATCGCCCTCCTATTCCCCGGCGCGGTCGTCTCCCATCGCACCGCGCTCACCCAGAAGCCGACGCCCGGGGGGACGGTATTCCTGACCGGCGCGTACGAGAGGATCGTGCGGCTTCCCGGCGCTACCGTCCGCATCCTCAAGGGTCCGGGACCGCTCGAGGGCGACAACGGCTATTTCGGGGCGCTGTACATGGCGTCTGAATCGCGTGCGCTCCTGGAGTGCCTCAGATTCTCGCGGGTGCGGAGCAGCGAAGCGTCCGTCGTTTCCACCACCGAGCTGGAGACGATCCTCGAGCGCAGGCTCTCCTTCAAGGGGGAGATCTGGATCAACAGCATACGCGACCGGGCACGGGCGATCGCACCGGATCTCGGACTTCAGGAGGCATACGCGAAGCTCGATAGGATCGTTGGGGCGCTCCTCGGCACTCGCAAAGCCAGGATGCATGCTCCTACCGCGATCGCGCGCGCCGCGGGCGTGCCCTACGATGCCGTGCGCCTGGAGCGGTTCACGCGCCTCGCCGATGCGCTCCGGCTCTGGCCCTCGGTGGATCGCCCGGATCCGGTGATCCGTGGGCCCTCGTTCCAGAATCTAGCGTTCTTCGACGCCTACTTCTCCAACTTCATCGAGGGAACCGAATTCGAGATCGAAGAGGCCCTGGAGATCGTCTTCGAGAACCGCATTCCGGCCGCGCGTCCCGCTGACGCGCACGACGTCCTGGGGACGTTCCGCCTGGTGTCCAGCAGCCACGAGATGGGCCAGAGCGCCGCTGACCTGGCCCGCGACTTCCCCGCGTTCCGTGCGATGCTAGAATCCAGGCACGAGACGATCCTGCACGGCAGGCCAGAGACGCAGCCGGGCCGCTTCAAGGAGGTCGTCAATCGCGCCGGCGACACGGTCTTCGTGCATCCCGAGCTGCTGGTGGGCACGATGTCCAGGGGTCTGGAGATCATGCCGTCGCTCCCCGACCCGTTCCATCGTGCGGTCTACATGATGTTCCTGATATCGGAAACGCACCCGTTCAATGATGGAAACGGCCGCCTCGCGCGGGCGATGATGAACGCGGAGCTGGTCTCCGGAGGGCAGCGGCGGCTCCTGATCCCCACGGCGTTCCGGGGAGACTACATCGCCGGCCTGCGCCGTCTTTCGAATCAGGACGATCCCAAAGCGTTGATCCAGGTGCTCGACTTCGCCCAGCGATTCACCGCCGCGGTGGACTTCGGCCATCTCGCCGCCGCGCAGCGGGTCCTCACGCAGTGCGGCGCCTTCCAGTCCGGCGATGAGGCGCGCCTCCGCATGCCGCGCCCCGCGGCCGGCCTGTAG